In the genome of Pseudanabaena mucicola str. Chao 1806, the window AAAAACGACAATTCTTTCCCATTACATCACTAGCAGAATAGCCAGTGATTTTTTCAAAGGCTAGATTGACAAAAACAATGGGATTGTTAGGCATACGACTGTCTGTAATCACAATTCCATCGTGGCATGCAGCAATCGCCCGTTCCCTTAAGCGCAAGATTTCTTCAATGTGTTTACGATTACTAATATCAAAGAGAATTGCGAAGTATTGAGTAGGTTTACCATGTTCATCCTGCAAAGGGATGATAGTACTGTCAGTCCAATAATAATTGCCGTTTTTAGCTTGATTCCGAATTTCGCCACGCCAAACCTTGCCAATGGCGACCATATCCCATAAATCAGTAAAAAATTCTTGGGAATGATATCGAGAATTAATTAGTCGATAGTTTTGACCTAATAGCTCTGCTTCAGTATATCCAGATATTTCACAAAATCTGCTATTGACATAGGTAATATTTCCATTTAGATCGGTCACAACAATCATTGCCACTTGATCAAGGGCAAATTTCTGAAATGCTAATTCATGTAATATCTTTTGGAGTTTTTGCTCAGATTGCTTCTGTTTGGTAATATCATTGGCAATGACGAGGAATCCAGTAATTTCATTGTCTCCATCACGCAATACAGAGATAGCAAGGGTTACAGGAAACCTTGAGCCATCTTTACGAATATATGTCCAGTCCCCTTCATCGATTTTTCCTAGTTTTGCCTTAGCTACAAGTACTTCAAAATCTGCGTTAATAGGAACTCCTAGTTCTTCAGACAATGCGATCGCCTTTTGTTTGATTTCTTTCAGATCATGAAAACACTCAGGGGTAAACTTACCGACTATTTCCGAAGCGGAATATCCCAACCAATTCTCCGCTGTTTTGTTAAAAACACTAATTACCCCATCTACGGTTGTGGCAATAATTGAACAGTTTGCGCTATCCAAAATTGCTTGATGTAATCCTAAAGACTCGTGAATATTTTTTTTTGATGATGATTTTTTGGTAGTAACTTTTTTAGAAGATTTGCCACGATGGCTTTCTGGGTAAGTTGGTAGGTCACCATTCATAAGTGTCATCATAATTCAATAAAACCCAGATGCAAAATTGCTCAGAACATTTATGAGACATTAGCTATAGGTAATGAGCATGAAGCCTTGAAAAGCTATCCCCATTAGTATCAAATATGCTTTTTATCCCCAATCTACAGCTATTTAGTCTTGCAATTATTCTAATTCTATTTTAATTCTTATGAATCAATAATTATCCAAAAAATCAATGAAAGTTTGCTTTAATCAGGTTTAAATAGCTGAGTAAAATTACATATAAAACCCAAAAATCTGTGGTGCGCGCAGCGTGTGCGCCACAGATCAAGACTCAAAATTTTTTGGTGTGATCTTGACCACACCAAAAAATTTTGAGTCTTGATTAAATCGCAGAACCTTAAATTCGTTAGACTTGCGTAAGTTCTATTTATATATGAGTTTAAATGAGTCTATCTGATACGATCGCGGCGATCGCTACGGCGATTTCCCCACAACAAGGTAGTGTGGGCATTGTGAGATTATCGGGTGATCGCGCTGAGGCGATCGCTAGGCAAATCTTTTACGCAGGCGGCAAACAGGTATGGGAAAGCCACCGTATTCTCTATGGCTATATCAAAAATCCCTTAACCAAAGCCACAATTGATGAAAGCCTATTGTTATTGATGAAGGCTCCTCGTTCCTTTACCCGTGAGGATGTGGTGGAATTTCATTGTCATGGAGGCATTATAGCAGTGCAACAGGTACTGAATCTGTGTTTAGAGCAAGGTGCAAGACTAGCGGAAACAGGAGAGTTTAGTTTACGTGCCTTTCTTAATGGCAGAATCGATCTTACGCAGGCTGAAAGTATTAATGATCTAGTAGGCGCGAAATCTGCACAAGCAGCCCAATCAGCGATCGCCTCTCTACGAGGTAAACTCGCACATGCTCTTAAATATTTGCGAAATAAATGTTTGAATGTCTTAACTGAAATTGAAGCAAGGATTGATTTTGAAGATGATTTACCACCGCTTGACGTGGAATGGATAATGACAGAAATTGGGATAGTTGTACAAGAGTCACAACAAATTTTAGCAACTGCGGATCGAGGTGAGCTATTACGCACGGGTTTAAAGGTTGCCATTGTTGGTCGTCCCAATGTAGGTAAATCAAGTTTGCTGAATGCATGGAGCCGCAGCGATCGCGCAATTGTGACAGATTTACCTGGAACAACTCGTGATGTGGTGGATTCGCAATTAGTAGTTGGGGGTATTCCTATTCAAGTCCTTGATACAGCAGGAATTAGGGAAACAGAGGATGTCGTCGAGAAAATTGGGGTAGAGCGATCTCGACAAGCAGCCCAGTCGGCGGATTTGGTCTTAATGGTGATTGATGCGAGTGTTGGCTGGATTGAGAAGGATACAGAAATTTATAATATCGTTAGCGATCGTCCCTTGATTTTAGTAATAAATAAGATAGATGTCGCACTCGCATCTAAGATCCATCTTCCACAAGAGAATGGGCGGAGATGTAAAAGTATTCCCATTGTCAAAACTACAGCTTCTCAAAATATAGGTATTGAAGACTTGGAAGCAACTATTCTTAAATGTATTCAGCAAGATGCGATCATGGCAGCGAACCTTGATGTTGCAATTAATCAACGCCAAAAAGCTTGTTTACTCAGGGTTGTGCAATCTTTAGATAATGTCAAAATGGCAATTACGGATCAGTTACCCCTTGATTTTTGGACTATTGATTTACGATCTGCCATTAGTGCGATCGGTGAAATTACAGGTGAAGAGGTAACAGAATCAGTGCTCGATCAAATCTTTAGTCGCTTCTGTATTGGTAAGTAAAACTTGCTCATTAATTGGTGCGGCGAAACTGCGCCTTTTGCTACAAGCCTATTAGAAAATTTGTGGAACTTAAGCCAAGGTACAGATGCCAAATATGGTTGGTACGATCATTGTATCCACATGCCACTTTGCGGAGCTTTATTGGGTGGATATTAGGGATGATGAATGGGCGAGCAAATTTTGGGTAAAGCACAAAAAATATCTGACCTAGGTTATTAGGATTAGTCTGGCGATCACTTTTGCTGCTTTCTATGGATAATATAGCGGTTTTCAAATGAGTACTC includes:
- the mnmE gene encoding tRNA uridine-5-carboxymethylaminomethyl(34) synthesis GTPase MnmE: MSLSDTIAAIATAISPQQGSVGIVRLSGDRAEAIARQIFYAGGKQVWESHRILYGYIKNPLTKATIDESLLLLMKAPRSFTREDVVEFHCHGGIIAVQQVLNLCLEQGARLAETGEFSLRAFLNGRIDLTQAESINDLVGAKSAQAAQSAIASLRGKLAHALKYLRNKCLNVLTEIEARIDFEDDLPPLDVEWIMTEIGIVVQESQQILATADRGELLRTGLKVAIVGRPNVGKSSLLNAWSRSDRAIVTDLPGTTRDVVDSQLVVGGIPIQVLDTAGIRETEDVVEKIGVERSRQAAQSADLVLMVIDASVGWIEKDTEIYNIVSDRPLILVINKIDVALASKIHLPQENGRRCKSIPIVKTTASQNIGIEDLEATILKCIQQDAIMAANLDVAINQRQKACLLRVVQSLDNVKMAITDQLPLDFWTIDLRSAISAIGEITGEEVTESVLDQIFSRFCIGK